One segment of Trichlorobacter ammonificans DNA contains the following:
- a CDS encoding paraquat-inducible protein A yields the protein MKRRMHPTPDELGLDSCVVCTLVSRPEERRDAGRCPRCNARLHRRKPYSIEQCWALTIAASILYIPANVMTMMETGSLVSYRKDTIMSGIIYLWKTGFEGVAVIVFIASILVPLFKLLALTLLLVTAQRGSTWWPMQRMRLYRLVELVGRWSMLDIFVVTFLAAVVQISSLATVRAGDGAVAFGAVVVLTMLAAMKFDPRLIWDPLRKETLQ from the coding sequence ATGAAACGGCGGATGCATCCAACTCCCGACGAGCTGGGGCTTGACAGCTGTGTCGTCTGCACGCTGGTTTCGCGTCCGGAGGAACGGAGGGATGCCGGACGGTGTCCACGCTGCAACGCCAGACTGCACCGCCGCAAACCGTACAGCATCGAGCAGTGCTGGGCTCTGACCATTGCGGCCTCCATCCTGTACATACCGGCAAACGTGATGACCATGATGGAAACCGGCTCTCTGGTCAGCTACCGCAAGGACACCATCATGAGCGGCATCATCTATCTCTGGAAAACCGGCTTCGAGGGGGTCGCCGTCATTGTCTTCATCGCCAGCATCCTGGTGCCGCTCTTCAAGCTGCTGGCCCTGACCCTGCTGCTGGTGACGGCCCAGCGCGGCTCCACCTGGTGGCCGATGCAGCGGATGCGCCTGTACCGTCTGGTGGAGCTGGTGGGGCGCTGGTCCATGCTGGATATTTTCGTGGTCACCTTTCTTGCCGCCGTGGTCCAGATCAGCTCCCTGGCCACGGTCAGGGCCGGCGATGGTGCCGTGGCCTTTGGCGCCGTGGTGGTGCTCACCATGCTCGCTGCCATGAAATTCGATCCCCGCCTGATCTGGGATCCGCTCCGGAAAGAGACGCTCCAATGA
- a CDS encoding PqiB family protein — translation MTDTTASVPPPEGDIPEAAIERRRYRSSQLIWLVPIIAAIVGLSLAVKFYLEQGPVITITFKSGEGIEAGKTRIKFKDVQVGLVKSITISRDRSSVKVVAQLNKEAENLLVADTRFWVVSPRISGGGISGLNTLMGGSYIAMDAGVSTAEQVEFTGLDGPPAVKMDEPGRQFVLQAQDIGSLNVASPIYYRRIQAGEVISYQLNKEGSGVTITIFIRAPFDQYVKANTLFWHASGVEFSLDAGGVKVNTQSVSSILLGGIAFQTPEDNRENKPAPSNSIFTLFADRDEALKRSDTIVERYLLVFHESVRGLSVGAPVDLRGVAVGEVSKIGVELGAGRKNVVMPVEINFYPERLRARYRTTTQQRAPTDTRKLLATLVEQGLRAQLRNGNLLTGQLYIALDFFPKETATRIDWTRNPPLLPTTTGSLEQFQTSLMQVVQKLERLPLEELAGDARTTLKRLDSTLASADHLLKGVDASLLPEARGMVHDVRTTLDELRTTLTSARQALAADAPLQHDLREALREMNRAAQSLRTLGDYLERHPEALLQGKKEETR, via the coding sequence ATGACCGATACGACCGCTTCCGTACCGCCCCCCGAAGGTGACATCCCCGAGGCCGCAATCGAACGCCGGCGCTACCGCTCCTCCCAGCTGATCTGGCTGGTCCCGATCATCGCCGCCATCGTCGGCCTCTCTCTGGCGGTCAAATTCTATCTGGAACAGGGGCCGGTCATCACCATCACCTTCAAGAGCGGCGAAGGGATCGAGGCGGGCAAGACCAGGATCAAGTTCAAGGATGTCCAGGTGGGCCTCGTCAAGAGCATCACCATCTCCCGGGACCGCAGCAGCGTGAAGGTGGTTGCCCAGCTGAACAAGGAGGCGGAAAATCTGCTGGTGGCCGACACCCGCTTCTGGGTGGTCAGCCCGCGCATTTCGGGGGGCGGCATCTCGGGGCTCAACACCCTGATGGGCGGTTCCTACATCGCCATGGATGCCGGGGTATCCACCGCCGAGCAGGTTGAGTTCACCGGCCTGGACGGTCCGCCGGCGGTCAAGATGGACGAGCCGGGGCGACAGTTCGTCCTGCAGGCGCAGGACATCGGTTCGCTGAACGTGGCCTCGCCGATCTATTATCGCAGAATCCAGGCGGGGGAGGTGATCAGCTATCAGTTGAACAAGGAAGGCAGCGGCGTCACCATCACCATCTTCATCCGGGCTCCCTTTGATCAGTACGTCAAGGCCAACACCCTGTTCTGGCATGCCAGCGGCGTGGAGTTCTCCCTCGATGCCGGCGGCGTCAAGGTCAATACCCAGTCCGTGTCGTCGATACTGCTGGGAGGTATCGCCTTTCAGACCCCGGAGGACAACCGCGAAAACAAGCCGGCCCCAAGCAACAGCATCTTCACCCTGTTTGCCGACCGGGACGAAGCCCTTAAACGGAGCGATACAATTGTCGAGCGTTACCTGCTGGTATTCCACGAATCGGTACGCGGCCTGTCGGTGGGTGCTCCGGTGGATTTACGGGGAGTAGCGGTGGGAGAGGTCAGCAAGATCGGCGTGGAGCTGGGCGCAGGCCGCAAAAACGTGGTGATGCCGGTGGAGATCAACTTCTACCCGGAACGGCTGCGTGCCCGCTACCGGACCACGACGCAGCAGCGGGCGCCGACGGACACCCGCAAGCTGCTGGCAACGCTGGTCGAGCAGGGGCTGCGCGCCCAGTTGCGTAACGGCAACCTGCTCACCGGCCAGTTGTACATTGCTCTGGACTTTTTCCCCAAGGAGACGGCAACACGGATCGACTGGACCCGGAATCCTCCGCTGCTGCCCACCACAACCGGCAGCCTGGAGCAGTTCCAGACCTCCCTGATGCAGGTGGTGCAGAAACTTGAACGGCTGCCGCTGGAGGAACTGGCCGGGGATGCCCGGACCACCCTGAAGCGTCTCGACAGCACCCTTGCCAGTGCCGACCACTTGCTGAAGGGAGTTGACGCCTCGCTGCTGCCGGAAGCGCGCGGCATGGTGCATGACGTGCGTACTACCCTGGATGAACTGCGCACGACCCTGACCAGCGCCCGCCAGGCCCTGGCGGCGGACGCCCCCCTGCAGCACGACCTGCGCGAAGCCCTGCGGGAAATGAACCGGGCCGCCCAATCCCTGCGGACCCTGGGGGACTACCTGGAACGGCACCCGGAAGCGCTGCTGCAGGGAAAGAAGGAGGAGACCCGATGA
- a CDS encoding PqiC family protein — protein MRSSARNTVACWLSALLLAGCAASPEAQFYTLAPLPSTDNNPGIPFPHSLEVRPVTLPELVDRPQLVVGIDAHQVRLLENHRWAEPLKSAIPRIMADNLSRILGTDRVSWYPRAAPAPADYRITVDFQRFESSGSLVILDALWTVRSAAGGAPQTGRSLVRETSVSADHGAIASAYSRALAAVSRDIAVHLRRNAGGPPAPPRQTL, from the coding sequence ATGAGATCATCTGCACGAAACACCGTCGCCTGCTGGCTGTCGGCACTGCTCCTCGCCGGTTGTGCCGCGTCGCCGGAGGCGCAGTTCTATACGCTTGCCCCACTGCCGTCCACCGACAACAATCCGGGCATCCCCTTTCCCCACTCGCTGGAGGTCAGGCCGGTGACCCTGCCCGAGCTGGTGGACCGTCCCCAGCTGGTCGTCGGCATCGACGCCCACCAGGTGCGCCTGCTGGAAAACCACCGCTGGGCGGAACCGCTGAAAAGCGCCATTCCCCGGATCATGGCGGACAACCTGTCCCGTATCCTGGGCACCGACCGCGTCTCCTGGTACCCCCGTGCCGCCCCCGCTCCCGCCGACTACCGCATCACGGTGGATTTCCAGCGCTTCGAATCCTCGGGCAGCCTGGTGATTCTCGATGCGCTCTGGACGGTCAGGAGCGCTGCCGGAGGAGCGCCGCAGACCGGGCGCAGCCTGGTGCGGGAAACCAGCGTCTCTGCCGACCACGGGGCAATTGCTTCGGCCTACAGCCGCGCCCTTGCCGCCGTCAGCCGGGATATTGCCGTGCACCTCAGGCGTAACGCAGGGGGTCCACCAGCCCCGCCTCGGCAAACCCTTTGA
- the queC gene encoding 7-cyano-7-deazaguanine synthase QueC, whose translation MHNKAVVLYSAGLDSTTCLAMAAHQGFEPYAISFDYGQRHRHELDVAKANAVRLGAREHLVVGFDLRMMGGSALTADIAVPKEGVGAEIPVTYVPARNTIFLSFALGWAEVLGAFDIFIGVNALDYSGYPDCRPAFIESFEQTANLATKAGVEGSGQFRIHTPLISLTKAEIILAGTALGVDYGLTHSCYDPTPEGLSCGSCDSCRLRLKGFAEAGLVDPLRYA comes from the coding sequence ATGCACAACAAAGCGGTCGTACTGTACAGCGCCGGCCTGGACTCCACCACCTGTCTGGCCATGGCGGCTCACCAGGGGTTCGAACCCTATGCCATCAGTTTTGACTACGGCCAGCGTCACCGCCATGAGCTGGACGTTGCCAAGGCCAACGCCGTGCGGCTGGGCGCACGGGAACACCTGGTAGTCGGCTTCGACCTGCGCATGATGGGGGGAAGTGCGCTGACCGCGGATATCGCGGTACCCAAGGAGGGGGTGGGGGCGGAGATCCCGGTAACCTACGTGCCGGCCCGCAACACCATCTTTCTCTCCTTCGCCCTGGGATGGGCCGAGGTACTGGGGGCCTTCGACATCTTCATCGGGGTGAACGCCCTGGACTATTCCGGCTACCCCGACTGCCGTCCCGCCTTTATCGAGTCCTTCGAACAGACCGCCAACCTGGCCACGAAGGCGGGAGTGGAGGGGAGCGGGCAGTTCCGCATCCATACTCCGCTGATCAGCCTGACCAAGGCGGAGATCATCCTGGCCGGCACCGCCCTGGGGGTGGACTACGGCCTGACCCATTCCTGCTACGATCCCACCCCGGAGGGCCTCTCCTGCGGTAGCTGCGATTCCTGCCGGCTGCGTCTCAAAGGGTTTGCCGAGGCGGGGCTGGTGGACCCCCTGCGTTACGCCTGA
- a CDS encoding class I SAM-dependent methyltransferase, whose protein sequence is MNSVQRHYETHPYPHYPLLARIRRCDTYAISLEALWCRFNGAMPPPTARTVLVAGCGSFSPYPFSLANPGCRVTALDLSAASLRRARLHCLLNLRRNVNFLRGDLLDGQLAPGPFGLIDAFGVLHHLPDPGAGLRALATRLAPGGIMRVMLYSHGARTRTEAARRALRRLGVQSLTDLKRLLKGLPEGSSLATAVAEAPDAAFDSGLADAFLHPLVQTFTVAQLETLLAATGLRPLLFAHAGALSDPSDELARLRTLERTRELDSNYLLFLGRDTCGPAQPEAGALVSLNPCLSGILPRIPQPVGRLGHPLPPLNRATRKLLRRCRTPQPWETLSVAERQLARQLAEHLLLLITGTRQAGGEVDRSPAKC, encoded by the coding sequence ATGAATTCCGTGCAACGGCATTATGAAACCCATCCCTACCCCCACTACCCCCTGCTTGCCCGCATTCGCCGCTGCGATACCTACGCCATCTCCCTGGAAGCGCTCTGGTGCAGGTTCAACGGCGCCATGCCGCCGCCGACGGCCCGGACTGTGCTGGTGGCCGGCTGCGGCAGTTTTTCCCCCTACCCCTTCAGCCTGGCCAATCCGGGCTGCCGGGTCACGGCCCTGGACCTCTCCGCCGCCAGTCTGCGGCGGGCCCGGCTGCACTGCCTGCTCAATCTGCGGCGCAACGTCAACTTTCTCCGGGGAGACCTGCTCGATGGACAGCTGGCTCCCGGGCCGTTCGGCCTGATCGACGCCTTCGGCGTACTGCACCACCTGCCCGATCCGGGTGCGGGACTGCGCGCCCTGGCCACCCGCCTGGCACCGGGAGGAATCATGCGGGTCATGCTCTACAGCCACGGTGCCCGCACACGGACCGAGGCTGCCCGCCGCGCCCTGCGTCGTCTCGGCGTGCAGTCCCTCACCGACCTGAAGCGGCTGCTCAAAGGACTGCCGGAGGGATCGTCCCTGGCAACGGCGGTGGCGGAGGCCCCCGATGCCGCCTTCGACAGCGGCCTGGCCGATGCGTTTCTGCATCCGCTGGTTCAGACCTTCACGGTTGCGCAGCTGGAAACGCTGCTTGCTGCAACGGGTCTGCGGCCGCTCCTGTTCGCCCACGCCGGCGCCCTGTCCGACCCGTCCGACGAACTGGCCCGGCTGCGCACCCTCGAACGGACCAGGGAGCTGGACAGCAACTACCTGCTCTTCCTGGGCAGGGACACCTGCGGCCCGGCCCAGCCGGAAGCCGGGGCCCTCGTCAGCCTCAACCCCTGCCTTTCCGGCATCCTGCCCCGCATTCCCCAGCCAGTCGGACGACTGGGCCATCCCCTCCCCCCCCTGAACCGGGCAACCCGGAAGCTGCTGCGGCGCTGCCGCACCCCGCAGCCCTGGGAAACCCTGTCCGTTGCGGAGCGGCAGCTCGCCCGGCAGCTGGCGGAACACCTGCTGCTGCTGATCACCGGTACCCGCCAGGCCGGCGGGGAGGTTGACCGTAGCCCCGCGAAATGCTAG
- a CDS encoding lytic transglycosylase domain-containing protein, translating into MNQRPFFRLFRSVLFLVFLFLPTVLVLRADSSVATVADPQLARAAEHLRANRNQEALQALQTAQPSGQRSLMAGEACLRLKRYEEALPHLSDAERSYPLLADLARGLKAEALFNLKRFSEAFRDAEAAARTTPLPSRSRRMEKLAADALFADGDLKGALAAYRRFTTRYPLGSDHVDALLQSAQCFKQLGDRTAAVQLCRTIWLTHPAAPQAEAAWKLLKELAAQGVAGAADVTPEEQYSRGRLLLANNQPATAAWAFSALQREGMSDEFAARVDLAAGQAALRQRHYALAEPLLKRAAGSQAAAVRDEALLLLARLEERQGAADKALARYLTLGAERGPLADDALLGAALVHKHAGRFAEASLLLERLLRELPTSDQAGRAGWELAWGRYLSGNLEGADGQFRALLKQDAYRERSLYWLARINERRNRPQDAGGFYATLLQEYPFGFYAAWHRGKSGTPAPWEPLPAGLPEPELPSGSQRIQALAELGILDEARAELAPLKTPGVLSAAQLPGLARLQQLAGDFHGSILTFHQNRPATWERSTLPFWRLGYPRHYADLIRTYSTTYKLPESLVLALTKAESSFRADVKSHAGAIGLMQLMPATARLTAGYKGKEPYNPLRLIDPEHNISLGTKHLRELLDQYRQDTVFALAAYNAGGGAVKRWRTAFGHLERDEFIENIPYQETRDYVKKIVAAGAIYQALYKIP; encoded by the coding sequence ATGAACCAGCGTCCATTTTTCCGACTGTTCCGCTCCGTCCTTTTCCTGGTCTTCCTGTTCCTTCCCACCGTGCTGGTGCTCAGGGCCGACAGCTCCGTCGCCACGGTAGCGGACCCGCAGCTTGCGCGCGCCGCGGAACACCTGCGTGCCAACCGCAACCAGGAAGCGTTGCAGGCACTGCAGACCGCCCAGCCGTCGGGGCAGAGAAGCCTGATGGCCGGGGAAGCCTGCCTGCGTCTGAAACGCTACGAGGAGGCCCTGCCCCACCTGAGCGATGCGGAGCGGAGCTATCCGCTGCTGGCCGATCTCGCCCGGGGGCTGAAAGCCGAAGCCCTCTTCAATCTGAAGCGCTTTTCCGAGGCGTTCCGCGATGCCGAAGCAGCCGCCCGCACCACACCGCTCCCCTCCCGCAGCCGCCGGATGGAGAAACTGGCCGCAGATGCCCTGTTTGCCGACGGCGACCTCAAGGGGGCCCTGGCCGCCTACCGCCGCTTCACCACCCGCTATCCCCTGGGCAGCGACCATGTGGACGCACTGCTGCAGAGCGCCCAGTGTTTCAAACAGCTCGGCGACCGAACCGCAGCAGTGCAGCTCTGCCGTACCATCTGGCTGACCCATCCGGCTGCTCCCCAAGCGGAGGCAGCCTGGAAGCTGCTCAAGGAACTGGCTGCCCAGGGGGTTGCCGGTGCCGCCGACGTGACCCCTGAAGAGCAGTACAGCCGCGGCCGGCTGCTTCTGGCCAACAATCAGCCGGCTACGGCGGCCTGGGCTTTCTCCGCCCTGCAGCGCGAAGGCATGAGTGACGAATTTGCCGCCCGCGTCGACCTGGCCGCCGGACAGGCCGCACTGCGGCAGCGCCACTACGCGCTGGCCGAACCGCTGCTCAAGCGGGCAGCCGGCAGCCAGGCTGCCGCTGTCCGCGATGAGGCGCTCCTGTTGCTGGCCCGCCTGGAAGAACGCCAGGGAGCGGCGGACAAGGCTCTGGCCCGGTACCTCACCCTGGGAGCGGAGCGTGGTCCCCTGGCTGACGATGCCCTGCTGGGAGCCGCCCTGGTGCACAAACATGCCGGACGTTTTGCCGAAGCCTCACTGCTGCTGGAGCGGCTACTCCGGGAGCTTCCGACCTCCGACCAGGCCGGGCGCGCCGGCTGGGAACTGGCCTGGGGGCGGTATCTCTCCGGCAACCTGGAGGGAGCCGACGGGCAGTTCCGCGCGTTGCTGAAGCAGGATGCCTACCGTGAACGCTCCCTGTACTGGCTGGCCAGAATCAATGAGCGCCGCAATCGTCCGCAGGATGCCGGCGGCTTCTACGCAACCCTGCTGCAGGAGTATCCCTTCGGGTTTTATGCCGCCTGGCACCGCGGCAAAAGCGGCACGCCGGCGCCATGGGAGCCGCTGCCGGCAGGACTGCCGGAGCCGGAGCTGCCCTCCGGCAGCCAGCGGATACAGGCCCTGGCCGAGCTGGGAATTCTGGACGAGGCCCGTGCGGAACTGGCACCCCTGAAAACGCCGGGTGTGCTGTCGGCGGCCCAGCTGCCCGGCTTGGCACGCCTCCAGCAGCTCGCGGGGGACTTTCACGGTTCCATCCTGACCTTCCACCAGAACCGGCCCGCCACCTGGGAACGCAGCACCCTTCCCTTCTGGCGGCTCGGCTATCCCCGTCATTATGCCGACCTGATCCGCACGTACAGCACCACCTACAAGCTGCCGGAGTCGCTGGTGCTGGCTCTGACCAAGGCGGAAAGCAGTTTCCGGGCCGACGTCAAATCCCACGCCGGCGCCATCGGCCTGATGCAGTTGATGCCGGCAACCGCCCGGCTCACCGCCGGTTACAAGGGGAAAGAACCCTACAACCCGTTACGGCTGATTGATCCCGAACACAATATCAGCCTGGGGACCAAACACCTGCGTGAGCTGCTCGACCAGTACCGCCAGGACACGGTTTTCGCCCTGGCGGCCTACAATGCCGGCGGCGGCGCGGTCAAGCGCTGGCGCACCGCCTTTGGCCATCTGGAACGGGACGAGTTCATCGAGAACATTCCCTACCAGGAGACCCGCGACTACGTGAAGAAAATCGTCGCAGCCGGCGCCATCTACCAGGCGCTGTACAAAATCCCGTAG
- a CDS encoding polysaccharide deacetylase family protein, which yields MLRRVTVLAALLLLAALPAPVRAADPAEDIDRLAARVAATYAGMTPTQWGENVPGVRTRLATTERVLALTLDACGSPKGKGVDRALVDFLVREQIPATLFINDRWLEANPELFRELAAQPLFEIANHGYRHRPASVNGRSVYGIDGTKDVGELVREIELNARKIQAITGTRPRLYRSGTAYYDEVAVKISNELGHEVAGFSVLGDAGATLPADKVKAALLSARPGDIIIAHMNHPEAGTGPGIMAAVPELRKRGFRFVRMSDYPLK from the coding sequence ATGCTTCGTCGCGTCACCGTCCTGGCGGCTCTGCTGCTGCTCGCCGCTCTTCCCGCCCCCGTCCGGGCCGCCGATCCCGCCGAGGATATCGACCGTCTGGCCGCCCGTGTCGCCGCAACCTATGCCGGCATGACGCCGACCCAGTGGGGTGAGAATGTCCCCGGCGTCCGCACCCGGCTGGCCACCACCGAACGGGTCCTGGCCCTGACCCTGGATGCCTGCGGTTCGCCAAAGGGCAAGGGGGTTGACCGCGCCCTGGTGGACTTCCTGGTGCGTGAGCAGATTCCTGCCACACTTTTCATCAACGACCGCTGGCTGGAGGCAAATCCCGAGCTGTTCCGGGAGCTGGCCGCCCAGCCGCTGTTCGAGATCGCCAACCACGGCTACCGCCACCGGCCGGCCTCGGTGAACGGCCGTTCCGTCTACGGCATCGACGGCACGAAGGATGTTGGGGAACTGGTACGGGAGATCGAGCTGAATGCCCGGAAAATCCAGGCCATCACCGGCACGCGTCCCCGGCTTTACCGTTCCGGCACCGCCTACTACGACGAGGTGGCGGTGAAGATCAGCAACGAGCTGGGACACGAGGTGGCCGGCTTCTCGGTACTGGGGGATGCGGGAGCGACCCTGCCGGCCGACAAGGTCAAGGCGGCCCTGCTCTCCGCACGGCCGGGGGATATCATCATCGCCCACATGAACCATCCGGAGGCCGGCACCGGCCCGGGCATCATGGCGGCGGTGCCGGAGTTGCGGAAACGGGGATTCCGCTTCGTGCGGATGTCGGACTATCCGCTGAAGTAA
- a CDS encoding SpoIIE family protein phosphatase, whose amino-acid sequence MPEWGLREYTEGLSVLYVEDDLVGRAIIEKMLEPLFPVRYGAVNGEDGLRLFEEHRPSIVVTDLMMPVMDGIEMLRKIRALDQKTPVVLMTASLEHVHLVEAINLGVSKFLAKPLMYDLVQRALLAVARELSLERMAREARRKEVELLRYRDRYHSRQEELARRKEQHIVLNTMEDLFLPNRDGSGWAVDLAHRPKDIMSGDSFSVRRTDGGRLLFFLADAMGHGLSASVTSMLATSFFNHSVDGCTCAPLCFDDLVQHTVRYAGRNLLEDEVFSCVMLVLDPLGETLRIASCGMPPLHLVRHGAPERVRGNNPPLTAFTGQVQIQELSLAGVSDLLLATDGLGDAPMTAGGAYCSRLPEDLLASGAARDLFDRFQGHCNPDDDDDDVTLIRVMRSSGCAAPAVRSFSAAGTLSGIAALQRQVRESLEAAGAVGERLECLDLALGEALMNAFEHGCLRMGTDKRRLLLAGEYDDLIMAAQPRPGEEIVVAVALVERGERLQVWIDVRDPGPGMEERQLVLGTSRTAPNGRGFALMKRSVDLLRRSPQGNRILLMQMLDREDV is encoded by the coding sequence GTGCCTGAGTGGGGATTGCGGGAGTATACCGAGGGACTGTCCGTGCTCTACGTCGAGGACGACCTGGTGGGGCGGGCCATCATCGAGAAGATGCTGGAGCCGCTCTTCCCGGTGCGCTACGGCGCCGTCAACGGCGAGGATGGGCTGCGACTGTTCGAGGAGCATCGCCCCTCCATCGTGGTGACCGACCTGATGATGCCGGTGATGGACGGCATCGAGATGCTGCGCAAGATTCGCGCCCTGGACCAGAAGACGCCGGTGGTGCTGATGACCGCCTCCCTGGAACATGTGCATCTGGTGGAGGCGATCAACCTCGGCGTCTCGAAGTTTCTTGCCAAGCCGCTGATGTACGATCTGGTGCAGCGGGCGCTGCTGGCCGTGGCCCGCGAGCTGTCCCTGGAACGGATGGCCCGGGAGGCGCGTCGTAAAGAGGTTGAACTGCTTCGCTACCGCGATCGCTACCACTCCCGCCAAGAGGAGCTGGCCCGCCGCAAAGAACAGCATATCGTCCTGAACACCATGGAAGACCTGTTTCTTCCCAACCGTGACGGCAGCGGCTGGGCGGTGGATCTGGCCCACCGTCCCAAGGATATCATGTCCGGGGACAGCTTTTCCGTCCGCCGTACCGACGGGGGGCGGCTGCTCTTCTTCCTGGCCGACGCCATGGGGCACGGCCTCTCCGCCTCGGTTACCTCCATGCTGGCCACCTCCTTTTTTAACCATTCCGTGGACGGGTGTACCTGCGCGCCGCTCTGCTTTGACGACCTGGTGCAGCACACGGTCCGCTACGCCGGGCGTAACCTGCTGGAAGACGAGGTCTTCAGTTGCGTCATGCTCGTGCTGGATCCGTTGGGCGAAACGCTACGGATCGCCTCCTGCGGCATGCCGCCGCTCCATCTGGTGCGCCACGGCGCGCCGGAACGGGTGCGGGGTAACAACCCGCCGCTGACCGCCTTCACCGGGCAGGTTCAGATTCAGGAGCTTTCTCTGGCCGGGGTGAGCGATCTGCTCCTGGCCACCGACGGCCTGGGGGATGCACCGATGACGGCGGGCGGAGCCTACTGCAGCCGCCTGCCGGAGGATTTGCTGGCCAGCGGTGCGGCGCGGGACCTCTTCGATCGCTTTCAGGGGCATTGCAATCCCGATGACGACGATGACGACGTCACCCTGATCCGTGTGATGCGCAGCAGCGGTTGTGCCGCCCCTGCCGTCCGTTCGTTTTCCGCGGCCGGCACGCTCTCCGGCATTGCCGCTCTGCAGCGCCAGGTGCGGGAATCCCTGGAGGCGGCCGGTGCCGTCGGCGAACGGCTGGAGTGCTTGGACCTGGCCCTGGGGGAGGCGCTGATGAACGCCTTTGAGCACGGCTGCCTGCGGATGGGAACCGACAAACGGCGCCTGCTGCTGGCCGGCGAGTACGACGATCTGATCATGGCGGCTCAGCCGCGGCCGGGGGAGGAGATCGTGGTGGCGGTCGCCCTGGTGGAGCGGGGTGAGCGGTTGCAGGTCTGGATCGACGTGCGCGATCCCGGACCCGGCATGGAGGAACGACAGCTTGTCCTGGGAACATCCCGTACCGCACCAAACGGTCGGGGATTCGCGCTCATGAAGCGCTCGGTGGATCTGCTGCGGCGCAGTCCGCAGGGAAACCGGATACTACTCATGCAGATGCTTGACAGGGAGGATGTATGA